The following are encoded together in the Budorcas taxicolor isolate Tak-1 chromosome 4, Takin1.1, whole genome shotgun sequence genome:
- the ATP6V1F gene encoding V-type proton ATPase subunit F yields MAGRGKLIAVIGDEDTVTGFLLGGIGELNKNRHPNFLVVEKDTTINEIEDTFRQFLNRDDIGIILINQYIAEMVRHALDAHQRSIPAVLEIPSKEHPYDAAKDSILRRARGMFTAEDLR; encoded by the exons ATGGCGGGGAGGGGGAAGCTAATTGCGGTGATCGGAGACGAGGACACTGTGACTGGCTTCCTGCTGGGCGGCATAGGGGAGCTTAACAAGAACCGCCACCCTAATTTCCTGGTGGTGGAGAAGGATACTACCATCAATGAGATCGAAGACACTTTCCG GCAGTTTCTAAACCGGGATGACATCGGCATCATCCTTATCAACCAGTACATTGCAGAGATGGTGCGGCATGCCCTTGACGCCCACCAGCGCTCCATTCCTGCAGTACTGGAGATCCCATCCAAGGAGCACCCGTATGATGCTGCCAAGGACTCCATCCTGCGCAGGGCCAGGGGCATGTTCACTGCTGAAGACCTGCGCTAG
- the ATP6V1FNB gene encoding protein ATP6V1FNB, translating into MSRQLSMDTVQQNFWKEEYLREKMLRCEWYHKYGSLVKAKQKAKAAARLPLRLPALPPRAPLSPPPAPKAVPSRASSPALEAPIQSEMYPVPPATRALLYEGISHDFQGRYRYLSTRKLDVPEKRYLFPITTSFTYGWQLGPPVKQELVSCKMCRTDSFFRKNGAFALLDPRDLAL; encoded by the exons ATGTCTCGGCAACTCAGCATGGACACGGTGCAGCAGAACTTCTGGAAGGAGGAGTACCTGAGGGAGAAGATGCTGCGCTGCGAGTGGTACCACAAGTACGGGTCCCTGGTGAAGGCCAAGCAGAAGGCCAAGGCTGCAGCCCGCCTGCCGCTCAGGCTGCCAGCCCTGCCCCCCAGAGCTCCACTCTCACCCCCGCCTGCCCCCAAAGCAGTTCCTTCCAGGgcctccagccctgccctggagGCTCCTATTCAGTCAGAAATGTACCCAGTCCCGCCTGCCACCCGGGCCCTGCTGTACGAAGGCATCTCCCACGACTTCCAGGGCCGCTACCGCTACCTCAGCACCCGAAAACTGGACGTGCCAGAGAAACGCTACCTCTTCCCCATCACCACCAGCTTCACATATGGCTGGCAGCTGG GCCCCCCAGTGAAGCAAGAACTGGTCTCCTGCAAGATGTGCCGCACTGATTCTTTCTTCCGCAAGAATGGGGCCTTCGCGCTACTCGATCCCCGGGATTTGGCCCTCTGA